GGGTCAGGCCGATCGAACGATATGGAGCACGTCCTCCGCATATCGGTCGAGCTTCGCCGGCCCCACGCCCGGTACAGCCAGCAACGCAGCCCGGGACCCGGGCTTCGCAAGCGCGATGAGCGCCAGCGTCTTGTTGTCGAACACCACGTACGCCGGCACGCCCGCATCTCGCGAAACCCGCAACCGCCACGTCCTCAACGACGTGAAAACCGGATCGTGCTCCACCTGCGTAACCACGTCGCTCTTCCGAGGGGGCCCGTCCGATGCCCCACCGAAGCGTGAAGGCCCTCCGTTGAGGTGGGACGCCGGGCGGGACCCCTCCACAGCCCCGACCAGATCACGCAAGAACGGAGACGGCTTCGGCTTTTTGCGTCGCTCCGTGTCTCGGGAAGCCGCGTGCGAGATGTACAGGTGCCGGCGTGCGCGCGTGATGCCGACGTAGAGCAGGCGACGTTCCTCGGCCAGCTCGTCGTCGGTCCGCGAGAGGGCGAACGGTAGCTCCTTGTCCTCGAGTCGGGGGAGGAATACCGCATCGAACTCGAGGCCCTTCGCGCGATGGTAGGTGAGCAGCAGGACGCCGCGGCCCTCGGAATCCTCCGTGAACCGAGAGCGGATGTCGTTCACGAACGCTTGCAGCGAGGTGCCGCCGAACTCCTCAGCGAGGCGGACGAGCCGCGCGAGGTCGGCCTGACGCGTCGCTTCATCGTCCGAGGCGACACCTTCGAGGTCTGCTTCGTAGCCGGCCGCCGCTGCGACGCGCTCGACGGCGCCGGTGACGTCGCCGTCCAACTCGTGCCGGAGCCGATTGAGGACCGCGCGCGCAGCCGGCCGTCTCAGGAACGACCCATCGCGGACCTGGAACGGGATGGCCGCTCGCGAAAACGCTTCCTCGAAATCCTCGGATCGGCCGTTGATCCGGTGCAGCACCGCGATCTTCTCCCACTCGACGCCGTCGTCGTGCAAGCGGCGGATCTCGCCGGTGATCCAGGCGACTTCCTCGGCGCCGGTCGAGAACGCGCGCAACGTGGGAAGGGGACCCGCTTGTCGCATCGCCCGCAGCGGGTTGGTCGAGCCTCCGAGCTTGGGAGCGAGCCGGTTCGCGATCTCGATCACTTGCGGCGTCGAGCGGTAGCTGGTCGACAGCCGAAAGACCCGGCAGCTCGCGTAGCGCTCGGGGAACGAGAGCAGGTAATGCGGAGTCGCACCGGTGAATCCGAAGATCGACTGATGATCATCACCGACGACGCACACGTCGACCCGAGAGCCGGTCCAGGCTTCGAGCAAGCTTTGCTGCAGCAAGTTCACGTCCTGGTACTCGTCGACCGTGAACGCCCGGTAGCGGGCGTGAACGATGTTGAGCGCGCGCGGGTCGTCGTGCAGGAGCTGGAGGGCACGCTCGAGCAGATCCTCGAAATCGATCCGGCCGGCGCCGTTCTTTCGCTTCTCGTATTCGGCGTAAACACGGTGCATCAGATCTGGCGGCACGGGCGGCTGGTGACCGTCCAGGCGATCGATGTATCGCACGGCCGGGATGCGTCGATTCTTCGCCCATTCGATCTCGGTCGCGAGGTCCCGCAAGGCCATGAACTTGTACGGGGCAGGCAGGCGCTGCGCGATCCCGTGCAAGATCTGTGCCTTGGACCCCAGGATCTCCGGTTGGTCGCCTCCCAGCCGCCGGACCTGCGCGAGCGCCTCGGCGTGGAACGTCTTGGCCCGGACCCCGGCAACGCCCAGCGCTTTGAGCCGTGAGGCCATCTCCCGGGCAGCCTTGTCGGTGAAGGTGACGGCGAGGATCTCGTCGGAGGAAAACGCACCGCTCGCGACCTGTTGCGCGATCCGGCGCGTGATCGTGGTCGTCTTGCCGGTCCCGGCTCCGGCCAGGATGCACACCGGGCCGCGGACGGCCAGCACCGCCTCGCGCTGCTCGTCGTTCAGATCGGAAAGGATGTCCAGGTCCACCGGAACGGACACTAGCAGCGGGGTGTGACAGGGATCAGGAGGCCGGTCAGATCCAGTCGCGCTTCTTGAAGAACGTGTACAGGGCTATGGCGCTTGCGGCCATCAACCCGAGCGCGATCTCGAAGCCCAGCCCCTCGTTGTTCGGTGTGAGCGTGAAGTTCATGCCGTACACGCTGGCGATGAACGTAGGCACGGCGATGACGGCCGCCCAACCGGTCAGACGCTTGGTGACGTCGGTCATCTGGTTCGTCTGCTCCATGCGACGAAGCTCCAGGAGCGCATCGACGAGCTCTTCGACGTTGCGGAGCTGATCGGTGATCCGAAGCGTGTGGTCGAGAACATCGCGGAAGTAGGCGGCCGTCTCGTTCGTCGCGACCGTCGTCTGGTTCGAGTCCACGAAAGAGGCCAGGACCCGGCCGCCCGGCTGCGCGTACCGGCGCAGGCGTGCGAGCTGCTGTTTCAGGGTGTAGATCTGCCGGTCGGCAGCCGCGGTCGGATCTTTCAGCAGTTTGTCCTCCAGCTCCTCGACCTCCTCTTCGAGCGTGTCCGCGATCGCTTGGTAATCGTCGACGACGGTGTCGAGCAACGCGTGCATCACGAACGAAGGACCCCGCTCGACCGGCTTCGGTGTGCGGCGAAGGCGCGAAGCGGCTTCGTCGAGGATCCTGCTAGCGCCTTCGTGGAGCGTCAGAACGTAATGACGCCCCACGAAACACGCGATCTGCGACGCCTCCAGCTGCCCTTCCACCGAATCGAGCTGATGGGCGACCGCGAACAAGTGGTTCTCGTACGCCTCGAGCTTCGGCCGCTGTTTCAAGTTGATCGCGTCCTCGACCGCGAGGGGGTGGAGGCCGAACTCTCCCTGGATGGTCGAAACGTCGGAGGGGCTCAGTGAGGCGACGTCGGCCTGGGCCCACACGAGCTGCCCGGCGTCGATGAGGCCCGAGATCTGCTCGAGGTCTCGAACGTCGGTCCACCCTGTGGCATCGGTGTGACAGATGGCGACCAGCACGGCGGGAAACGATAGCGCGGCCGGGTGAACAGGCCCTATTCAGCAGGGCCGGCGGCTGGGGTGGCTCCGCCGGCGACCCTCCCGTGCACCGCGCGGGTTAGCTCGAGGATCTGACGCGACAGGTTGAGCAGCTCCTCGTTCTGCTGCTCCTCCACCTGAACGAGATCCCACTCCGAATCGGCCAGGGCCTGGCGCCGTTCGTCGGCTCGGTTCTGGCTGATCAGCACGAAGGTCGACAGGAAGATCGCCTCGAGGGACACGATCATCGTGAGAAGGCCAAACGGATAGTCCTCGAGGCCGAAGCCGATCCAGATGACGAACCACGCGACGTGGATATACACGAAGCGCATCGAGCCCGCGAACGCGGTGATCCGGTCGGCGATCCTCAGCTCGAGGATCTTCGCGCGCCGGTCGCGGTGTTCGACGAGGGCGGGATGCGGCAGCCGCTGGTTCCGGGCCACGGCGCGCGGGGTCATCTGCTCCTCCTTATCTGGTGTCCGCCGCGAGCGTAGCGAAAAGAGCGAGGGCCCCCTCTCGGGGGCCCTCACGTCGGGAAGCCGGCCTATAAGCGGGCTTCTGTCCGCCGCGCCGTTTCCGGCTGGGCGGGGTGGCCATCTATCTGGGACCGGCGTCGCCGCCGGCCTCATGCGGCCTACCCGAACACCGGGCCCCGCTTTCGCGAGACACTCCGACGGGCCGCCGGAATCGGTGCCCTGCTTGGCCTTGCTCCGAGCGGGGTTTGCCGAGCCGTGGAAGTCACCCTCCACGCTGGTGGGCTCTTACCCCACCGTTGCACCCTTGCCCGCACCGCCGACGGGGCCTGGCCCTGGCTCGGCCCATCGCCCGCGGCCGTTGGCGGTACCTTTTCTGTGGCACTGTCCTCGGATCGCCCCGAGTGGGCGTTACCCACCGCCCTGCCCTATGGAGGCCCGACTTTCCTCGACCGGTCTTTCAACCGGCCGCGGCCACCCGGCCAGCTTCCTTCCTCCGCAGTTTAGCGCTCGGCGTTCGCAAGGCTAGGGTCGGCCGAAAAGACCACGTTGACCGCCCCCGACGGCAGGTCGGGTCCGATCTCGGCGGCGCCGGCGCAGTGAGCCGACGCGGCGACGATGGACTTTGCGGCGCACGCGAACCGGCCGTGGGTGCGCAAACCGACGGCGAGGAGCAGCGACAACGCGACGAGCGTCGCGAACGCGAAGACGATGCTGGTCTCGTAGAGACGCCGGGTGAGGCGGCTTTCACGGTGCCTGTCGATCGCCATCATCACGTCCATTTATCGGATCGGGCTCCCGATCGGAGCATAGCTACCAGGAGCCATCTCCTTTACGCAGTTATCAAGGGGGACCGGGGACACCTGCACTAGAAGAGGGGGCTTTGCTCCGGGTCGTCCGCGGGCGCGAAGGCGTCGTGCTCCTGGAGCCACGCGTCGATCGCGAGGTTGACCAGGGCGTCGGCGCGCTTGTTCCGCTCGCGGAGTACGTGACGGTACGTCACCGAGGCGAACGGCCGGGCGGCTGCGCGAACCTCCGCGTGGAGTCGCTGGAGCGTCGGGTTCTTCACCCGGTAACGCCCGTTGAGCTGCTCGACGAGAAGCTTGGAGTCGGTCACGATCTCGACCTCGCTCGCCCGGAGCTCCCGGGCGCGTTCCAGCGCGCGCTTCACCGCCGTGTACTCGGCCACATTGTTCGTTGCATGACCGATCGCCTCGGAGATCTCTGCGACCACCTTCTTCGAGGGAGTGCGGATCGTCACGCCGATGCCCGCGGGTCCGGGGTTCCCCCTCGCGCCGCCGTCGCAGAACGCGACGACCCTCACTCCACTTCCAGGCTACGTGGGAACGACGAGGCGACGGCAATTCTCGCAGCGCGGGATCTCATCCGCGCTCGAGCGCTTGATCTCATCCAACGCGACCGGGGAGAGCGAGACCCCGCAGCCGCGACAGACCCCGCCGACGAGCGCTGCCACGCCGACCCCTTGCTTCTTCGCGCGAAGGTCGTCGTAGAGCTCGAGCAACTCCTCGGGGATCTGGGGCGCGATCTGAGCACGCTCGCCTTCGTTCTGGGCGAGGTCGTTCTCGATCTCGACCGCCGCTGCGTCGCGGGCGGCCTCGGCCTCGGCGGTACGACCGGCCAGCGCATCGAGCTTTTCCTTGAGCTCGGCGAGCTCGCGCTCGATGGACTCGCGGTTCTCCAACACCTCGAGGTCCTGGTCTTCAACGTGGCTCTTGCGTCTGCGAAGCCCGTCGAGCTCCGCCTGGATGTTGGAGAGTTCCTTCGGGTTGGAGATGTCACCGCCGTAGAGCCGCTCGGACTCGTGCTTGATCTTGTCCTCGAGCATCGAGACTTCCCCTTCGAGCCGATTCTGGTCGAGGGAGATGGCGTCCAGCTCAGACTGCTTCGCCGCGTGGTCGGCTCGGGCGGCTTCCAGCTCGGCGATGAGATCGTCGAGGATGCGCTGCTCGGGAAGGTCTGCTTTTCGCTGACGAAGGCGCTCGATGGATGAGTCGACGCGTTGCAGGTCCAGCAGGCGTTTCAACGCGTCTCGCGTGACTCCCTCCATGGGCCTTTCCGCCGACTGCAGTTATCAAGCGCGGCGCGGAACCTACCACGTCGGATGGGCGCCTGCCCAGGCAGGCCGTTGCGGGGCGTCCCGGAACCGCTACGAGAGCAGGCCGGCCTGCCCGAACCGTTCGACGGCGGCGCGAACATCGGGAAGCACGTGATCGAGGGTGAGCTCGAACGCATCGGAAACGGCGGCGGCGATCTCCTCGACCGAAAGGGATCCATCGCACAGGGAAAGCACGATCGTTGCGGCCGGATTCAGGTGGTGGAGCTCGCCGCTCGTCTCGTCGTAGACGATCGCCTCGCCGTCGAGCTCCACGGTGGTGAGATCTTCCCGCAGGCTCGGCCGCGAGGCCGGAGAGGTCATCGAGGGGTAAGCGACGCGCCGGCCGGGCCGGCCGTGACTCCTGTGAGCTCTTCGAGGAGGCCGTTGCGCACCACGAACGCCGCCGCTTCGAGCCGAGAATGCACTCCGAGCTTGCCGAGGATCTTCTGGATGTGGGTCCGCGCCGTCTCCGGGCTGATGACGAGATCCTGTGCGATCGATTGGTTGTCCGCTCCCTGGGCGAGCAGAGCCAGGATCTCCCGTTCCCGGCGGGTGAGGCGATCGAGCGTGTTCAAGGCTTCGTCCTGCTGGCGCCGGCGCCGGATGAGCTTGCCGAGCAGGGGACCGAGCATGGACTTGGGGATCAAGGTCTCTCCGCGCGAAACCGCCCGGGCGGCCTCGATGAGCTCGCTGAGGGGACAATCCTTGGTCAGGAATCCGCTGACGCCGGCCTCGAGCGCAGCAACGAGGGTCTGGAGCTCCTCGTCCCGCGCGAGCAGCACGACGCCGCACTCCGGGAGGCGCTCGCGGATCATGGCCGCCGCGCGGATCCCGTCGTAGCCCGGAAGGTCAATGCTGATGAAAGCGACGTCGGGGAGGGTGCGTTCGGCTTCGGAGACGCAGGTCATGCCGTCGCCCGCGTCCGCGACCACTTCGAGGTTCCCGAGACTCTCCAGGACGACCCGCGAAGCCTCACGGAAGAGCGCCTGCTCGTCCGCGAGCAGCACTCGGATCCTTCGACCCCCGTCAGTCATCCCCATCCCCTCTTGCAACCACCGGCCAGAATTCAGGCTATGCAGCCCGGCGGAGAGCCGAACGCGGCGCCTTGCGTATTAGAACTCGTTCAAATGGATGAGAGCAACGGGACGAAGCGAATGAAACGTTCAGCCCGTCGACCGGGGCACCTTGACGATGCCGTAGCGCACCGCGAAGGTCGCGGCCTCGAGCCGGGAGTGCACCTGGAGCTTCGTCAGGATGCTCTGGACATGGGTTCGAACCGTATTGGGGCTGACCGACAGCTTCCCGGCGATGTCCTCGCTGCTGGCTCCCTCCGCGAGCAGGGTCAGCACCTGGCGTTCCCGGGGGCTCAGCTGCCCGGCCAGCAAGGAAGCGTTCCGCTCTTCTGTGGTTCGGGCACCGACCACGACGGCGGCGAGCCGCTGAGGGATCACGACTTCCCCCCCTGCAGCCGCCTCGATCATCGCGACGAATTGGGTGAGGGGCGTGTCCTTGGTGAGGTAGCCGACGAATCCCGCCCGCAGCGCTTCAGCCACGACCTTCGGATCGTTGAGCGCGGTCAGGGCGATCACCTTCGTCTCCGGCAACTCGCCGACGATCGTTCGTCCCAGCGAGATACCGCTTCCGTCGGGCACCCCAAGGTCTATGAGCACGACGTCCGGATGCTCGCGGCGCGCCGAAGCAAGGCCCTCCTCGACCGAGGATGCAACCGCCAAGATCTCCATCCCGTGCCCCTCGAGGACGGAGCGGATCACATCGGCGAATAGGCGGTGATCGTCGACGATCAGGATCCGGATGGTGACTCCCCCTTTTCGGGGACTGGATCCCCCTGGGCGACTCCCGCACCTGTGAGATTCGGCCGCGGAGCGCGGTCATAGTACGCGAGCCGCCTGAGGCCGTGCAATACGGTCACGTGTCGCAATGGATCGAAGATTCCCAATCGCCGCCATGCGCCGGATGGTGCGATATCCCGACGGGCGAGCCGGTGGATGCGTAGGAAAGGTACAACGTTTCGACGTCCCATCGAACCCGTGCGCCGAGTAGGTTCACACATGGTGATCCGCGTCTTTGGGGCACGCGCCGGGGTCATGACCGCCAACGAAACCTCTTCGATCCCTTGATGGAATTCCTCCGAGCAGTAGGCGACGAGCTGCGCCGCGCCCGGCAAGAAGCCGGGCTGGCTCTGCGCGACTTGAATCTGCGCTCGGCCCGGGAGTTCAAGGCCTCCGCCGTCGGTGGCTACGAACGTGGCGAACGGTCGATCTCGCTGGACCGGTTCTGTCGGCTCGCCGAACTGTACGGCGTACCGGCGGATCACCTGTTGGCACGGGTCCTCGAGCGAGCGGCGCCGGCAGGTGATGATGTGGTCATCGATCTTCGCCCTGCTCAGGATGAGGCCATCGGGAACCTCGACGGCTCGGCCGATGCGAGCGGTCCACCCGAGGCGGCGACGG
This region of Actinomycetota bacterium genomic DNA includes:
- a CDS encoding response regulator transcription factor, with protein sequence MTDGGRRIRVLLADEQALFREASRVVLESLGNLEVVADAGDGMTCVSEAERTLPDVAFISIDLPGYDGIRAAAMIRERLPECGVVLLARDEELQTLVAALEAGVSGFLTKDCPLSELIEAARAVSRGETLIPKSMLGPLLGKLIRRRRQQDEALNTLDRLTRREREILALLAQGADNQSIAQDLVISPETARTHIQKILGKLGVHSRLEAAAFVVRNGLLEELTGVTAGPAGASLTPR
- a CDS encoding ribonuclease HI family protein, with protein sequence MRVVAFCDGGARGNPGPAGIGVTIRTPSKKVVAEISEAIGHATNNVAEYTAVKRALERARELRASEVEIVTDSKLLVEQLNGRYRVKNPTLQRLHAEVRAAARPFASVTYRHVLRERNKRADALVNLAIDAWLQEHDAFAPADDPEQSPLF
- a CDS encoding helix-turn-helix transcriptional regulator, whose product is MEFLRAVGDELRRARQEAGLALRDLNLRSAREFKASAVGGYERGERSISLDRFCRLAELYGVPADHLLARVLERAAPAGDDVVIDLRPAQDEAIGNLDGSADASGPPEAATERTKH
- a CDS encoding DUF1003 domain-containing protein; translation: MTPRAVARNQRLPHPALVEHRDRRAKILELRIADRITAFAGSMRFVYIHVAWFVIWIGFGLEDYPFGLLTMIVSLEAIFLSTFVLISQNRADERRQALADSEWDLVQVEEQQNEELLNLSRQILELTRAVHGRVAGGATPAAGPAE
- a CDS encoding ATP-dependent DNA helicase UvrD2 encodes the protein MDLDILSDLNDEQREAVLAVRGPVCILAGAGTGKTTTITRRIAQQVASGAFSSDEILAVTFTDKAAREMASRLKALGVAGVRAKTFHAEALAQVRRLGGDQPEILGSKAQILHGIAQRLPAPYKFMALRDLATEIEWAKNRRIPAVRYIDRLDGHQPPVPPDLMHRVYAEYEKRKNGAGRIDFEDLLERALQLLHDDPRALNIVHARYRAFTVDEYQDVNLLQQSLLEAWTGSRVDVCVVGDDHQSIFGFTGATPHYLLSFPERYASCRVFRLSTSYRSTPQVIEIANRLAPKLGGSTNPLRAMRQAGPLPTLRAFSTGAEEVAWITGEIRRLHDDGVEWEKIAVLHRINGRSEDFEEAFSRAAIPFQVRDGSFLRRPAARAVLNRLRHELDGDVTGAVERVAAAAGYEADLEGVASDDEATRQADLARLVRLAEEFGGTSLQAFVNDIRSRFTEDSEGRGVLLLTYHRAKGLEFDAVFLPRLEDKELPFALSRTDDELAEERRLLYVGITRARRHLYISHAASRDTERRKKPKPSPFLRDLVGAVEGSRPASHLNGGPSRFGGASDGPPRKSDVVTQVEHDPVFTSLRTWRLRVSRDAGVPAYVVFDNKTLALIALAKPGSRAALLAVPGVGPAKLDRYAEDVLHIVRSA
- a CDS encoding C4-type zinc ribbon domain-containing protein, with product MEGVTRDALKRLLDLQRVDSSIERLRQRKADLPEQRILDDLIAELEAARADHAAKQSELDAISLDQNRLEGEVSMLEDKIKHESERLYGGDISNPKELSNIQAELDGLRRRKSHVEDQDLEVLENRESIERELAELKEKLDALAGRTAEAEAARDAAAVEIENDLAQNEGERAQIAPQIPEELLELYDDLRAKKQGVGVAALVGGVCRGCGVSLSPVALDEIKRSSADEIPRCENCRRLVVPT
- a CDS encoding magnesium transporter CorA family protein — encoded protein: MLVAICHTDATGWTDVRDLEQISGLIDAGQLVWAQADVASLSPSDVSTIQGEFGLHPLAVEDAINLKQRPKLEAYENHLFAVAHQLDSVEGQLEASQIACFVGRHYVLTLHEGASRILDEAASRLRRTPKPVERGPSFVMHALLDTVVDDYQAIADTLEEEVEELEDKLLKDPTAAADRQIYTLKQQLARLRRYAQPGGRVLASFVDSNQTTVATNETAAYFRDVLDHTLRITDQLRNVEELVDALLELRRMEQTNQMTDVTKRLTGWAAVIAVPTFIASVYGMNFTLTPNNEGLGFEIALGLMAASAIALYTFFKKRDWI
- a CDS encoding response regulator transcription factor gives rise to the protein MRILIVDDHRLFADVIRSVLEGHGMEILAVASSVEEGLASARREHPDVVLIDLGVPDGSGISLGRTIVGELPETKVIALTALNDPKVVAEALRAGFVGYLTKDTPLTQFVAMIEAAAGGEVVIPQRLAAVVVGARTTEERNASLLAGQLSPRERQVLTLLAEGASSEDIAGKLSVSPNTVRTHVQSILTKLQVHSRLEAATFAVRYGIVKVPRSTG
- a CDS encoding HPr-rel-A system PqqD family peptide chaperone, whose translation is MTSPASRPSLREDLTTVELDGEAIVYDETSGELHHLNPAATIVLSLCDGSLSVEEIAAAVSDAFELTLDHVLPDVRAAVERFGQAGLLS